In Metopolophium dirhodum isolate CAU chromosome 7, ASM1992520v1, whole genome shotgun sequence, one genomic interval encodes:
- the LOC132948575 gene encoding methionine--tRNA ligase, mitochondrial: protein MSRISTSFKDVTKKTSYFITTPIFYVNASPHIGHLYSALIADASARFQKLLNPSLNIIFSTGTDEHGLKVQKAADNCKISVENYCTKISSSYQTTFDKFDISYTSFIRTTAENHKNCVRYFWNKLQPHIRKGKYSGWYCTADETFLSQDQIELVNNVRVSKESGRQVEWAEEDNYKFDLRPFKHDLQCWLSKPDRIKPKVFHEILNREVNDLYDISLSRPKNRVSWGIPVPRDDTQTVYVWLDALVNYLTVSGYPDSKIWPPNVQVCGKDILKFHGILWPIFLIAAGLKLPKQIFVHSHWKVNDEKMSKTKGNVVDPINAGCQYTESGLRYFLLREGTAHSDGNYSDLKIKRILNAELADTLGNLLNRCCGKAINPNLNYPKLDLLQIERLLADSYFIELNKRLDVLADIVGSHYEELNFYKGIDEIIATLQCCNRFFEYNKPWELAKQDVNKLECILHITMETLRISGLALQPIVPVLADQLLNKLNINNRDWNQMTPKWKDENRIVNPTNLKKDNIVLFKKLLIN from the exons atgtcacgaATAAGTACAAGTTTCAAAGATGTAACTAAAAAGACTTCATACTTTATTACAACACCAATATTCTACGTTAATGCAA gtCCACACATTGGGCATCTATACAGTGCTTTAATTGCTGATGCTTCTGCAAGATTTCAAAAATTACTTAAcccaagtttaaatattatttttagtactgGTACTGATGAACATGGATTAAAGGTACAAAAAGCTGCtgataattgtaaaatatctgTGGAAAACTATTGTACAAAAATTTCAAGTAGTTATCAAACtacatttgataaatttgataTTAGCTATACATCCTTCATACGAACAACAGCGGAAAACCACAAAAACTGTGTACgttatttttggaataaattaCAACCGCATATAAGAAAAGGAAAGTATTCTGGTTGGTATTGTACAGCTGATGAAACTTTTTTGTCACAAGATCAAATCGAATTAGTTAATAATGTACGTGTTAGTAAAGAATCAGGAAGACAAGTTGAGTGGGCTGAAGAAGACAATTATAAATTTGACCTACGTCCTTTCAAACACGATCTTCAATGTTGGTTGAGTAAACCAGACAGAATTAAACCGAAGGTGTTCCATGAAATACTGAATAGAGAGGTAAatgatttatatgatatatcattgtcaAGGCCAAAAAATCGGGTCAGTTGGGGTATTCCAGTACCAAGAGATGACACACAGACTGTATATGTATGGCTAGATGctcttgttaattatttaactgtttCTGGATATCCAGACAGCAAAATTTGGCCTCCAAATGTCCAAGTATGCGGTaaagatattttgaaattccATGGAATATTATGGCCTATATTCTTAATAGCTGCAGGTTTAAAACTcccaaaacaaatttttgtaCATTCTCATTGGAAAGTTAACGatgaaaaaatgtctaaaaccAAAGGAAATGTAGTAGATCCAATAAATGCTGGTTGCCAGTATACTGAATCTggtttaagatattttttgcTTAGAGAAGGTACAGCTCATAGTGATGGTAACTATAGTGATCTgaaaattaaaagaatattaaatgcTGAATTAGCAGACACATTGGGTAACCTATTGAACCGTTGCTGTGGAAAAGCCATCAACCCAAATCTCAATTACccaaaattagatttattacaGATTGAAAGGTTATTAGCTGATTCATATttcattgaattaaataaaagattAGATGTTCTTGCAGATATAGTTGGAAGTCATTATgaagaattaaatttttacaaaggTATCGATGAAATAATAGCCACATTACAGTGTTGCAATCGATTTTTTGAGTACAATAAACCATGGGAATTAGCTAAACAAGATGTTAATAAATTGGAATGTATACTACATATAACTATGGAGACTTTGAGAATTTCTGGGTTAGCTTTACAGCCAATAGTACCTGTACTAGCtgatcaattattaaataagttaaacataaataatagagATTGGAATCAAATGACGCCGAAGTGGAAAGATGAAAACAGAATCGTTAATCCAACCAacttaaaaaaagataatattgtgttgtttaaaaaattattgataaactaA
- the LOC132948578 gene encoding biogenesis of lysosome-related organelles complex 1 subunit 5-like yields MTDIFKDLSDIWDRLFSHRPFLQGEIKYFLSEFDKKSYRADEENLKKISELVSDLKEKKIERFLQSSGENLFLLNSAISEALNLSQAILDQENNIISEEDLKTKEEFHERRQRELETFKSDLKTRYESIDKDIEDKVEAIKIHFEEDINKLIADNQ; encoded by the exons ATGACTGACATTTTTAAAG atttgagCGATATTTGGGATAGGCTGTTTAGTCACCGTCCATTTTTGCAAGGagaaattaagtattttttatcagAATTTGAT aaAAAATCATATAGAGCTGAcgaagaaaatctaaaaaaaatcagtGAACTCGTTAGTgatttaaaagaaaagaaaattgaaaGATTTTTGCAATCAAGtggtgaaaatttatttttattgaattctgCCATTAGTGAAGCTTTGAATTTGAGTCAAGCAATTTTGGATCaagaaaataacataatttca GAAGAAGACTTGAAAACTAAAGAAGAATTTCATGAAAGACGTCAAAGAGAATTGGAAACATTTAAGTCTGATTTGAAAACTAGATATGAAAGCATAGATAAAGATATTGAAGATAAGGTAGaagcaattaaaatacattttgaagaagacataaataaacttattgctgacaatcagtaa
- the LOC132949486 gene encoding sideroflexin-1 codes for MTERVNLDVPRWDQTQYWGRVKYFFTTTNPLNIFKSNSELEKCKEIVNSYKKGDRIPDGWTLDDVYKAKDVVDSAYHPETGDKMIIFGRMSAQVPMNMLITGCMVTFYKTTPAVIFWQWFNQSFNALVNYTNRSGTSPMPLDQVAKSYVLATSGALVTALGLNKLVKRLPTVAGRFVPFAAVAAANFINIPLMRIKELENGIEVYDENKNLLGESKSAARQGISAVVLSRVLMSAPGMVITPVLMEAIERRGLLRNMKWAPAPLQIAFCGVFLTFATPMCCALYPQVSPVSIDKLEPELQKSAEKFNSKIGYYNKGL; via the exons ATGACTGAACGAGTGAATTTGGACGTACCCCGTTGGGACCAGACTCAGTATTGGGGCCGAGTTAAGTACTTTTTTACCACTACCAatccattaaatattttcaagtcaAATTCGGAATTGGAGAAATGCAAAGAGATCGTAAACAGTTATAA aaaaggCGACCGTATACCCGATGGCTGGACATTAGATGATGTTTACAAAGCTAAAGATGTAGTTGACTCGGCGTACCATCCTGAGACAGgtgataaaatgataatttttgggAGAATGTCTGCCCAGGTGCCGATGAATATGCTTATTACTGGTTGTATGGTGACATTTTATAA aacaacACCAGCAGTTATTTTTTGGCAATGGTTCAATCAATCGTTTAATGCTTTAGTCAATTACACTAATCGGAGTGGTACCTCACCTATGCCTCTTGA tcAAGTGGCTAAGTCTTACGTATTAGCTACAAGTGGTGCTTTAGTTACAGCCCTCGGTTTGAACAAATTAGTTAAA AGATTACCAACTGTTGCTGGCCGTTTTGTACCGTTTGCAGCTGTTGCTGCAgccaattttattaacatacctCTAATGAGAATAAA AGAGCTGGAAAATGGAATTGAAGTAtacgatgaaaataaaaatcttctAGGTGAATCCAAGTCAGCAGCTCGTCAAGGTATTTCGGCTGTGGTGTTAAGTCGCGTTTTAATGTCCGCTCCAGGAATGG taattacgCCAGTATTAATGGAAGCAATAGAACGGAGAGGCCTGTTAAGAAATATGAAATGGGCTCCAGCCCCCTTGCAAATTGCATTTTGTGGAGTCTTTTTGACATTTGCAACACCCATGTGTTGTGCATTATATCCACAAGTATCGCCAGTATCAATTGACAAACTCGAGCCCGAGTTACAG AAATCAGCAGAAAAGTTCAACTCAAAAATTGGATATTACAATAAAGGTCTCTAG
- the LOC132948576 gene encoding RWD domain-containing protein 1 — protein sequence MDYKEEQQNEIDALDSIYCGEMIISGSDPYYQFEIPVKSDEFDSVQHDIGLSCCLKFEYVEKYPDDPPIVEIEDVIGFEEQEDELKEYLIQQAQDNVGMVMIFTLVSAAQEWMNNYSDSEKQRKIDDDDKRREKEMEAELKRFEGTKVTVESFLRWKFNFEEDMGVLKKRNEEEKNKKLTGRELFMTDKSLNESDLKFLEEGDSVKVDESLFEEIDDLDIGDAGSSDDS from the exons ATGGACTATAAAGAAGAGCAACAGAACGAAATCGATGCATTGGACTCCATATACTGTGGTGAAATGATAA tttcagGTTCCGATCCTTATTACCAATTCGAAATCCCAGTTAAATCAGACGAGTTCGATAGTGTTCAGCATGATATTGGCCTGTCATGTTGTTTAAAATTTGAGTACGTTGAAAAATATCCAGATGATCCACCCATTGTAGAAATTGAAGATGTTATCGGTTTTGAAGAACAAGAAGACGAGCTAAAAGAGTATTTAATACaacaa gctCAGGATAATGTTGGGATGGTGATGATATTTACTTTAGTATCGGCAGCACAAGAATGGATGAATAACTATTCAGATAgtgaaaaacaaagaaaaatagatgatgatgataaaagaCGCGAAAAAGAAATGGAAGCCGAATTA aAACGTTTTGAAGGCACCAAAGTTACAGTTGAATCATTTTTACGGTGGAAGTTCAACTTTGAAGAAGACATGGGAGTTTTAAAGAAACGAAATGAAGaggaaaaaaataagaaacttACTGGACGTGAATTATTTATGACTGATAAATCACTTAATGAATCCGACTTAAAATTCTTAGAAGAAG GAGATTCGGTGAAAGTTGATGAATCATTATTTGAAGAAATAGATGATCTGGATATTGGTGATGCTGGAAGTTCTGATGATAGTTGA
- the LOC132948577 gene encoding uncharacterized protein LOC132948577, which yields MDYKIKIKTDPQFLNLFKKIEKSKVDIPAHVSECFSVKMLDLEAFKWFSENLKKIDGPPLHTLITEDSIVLPSPPIVESSPEYKEKMRKLEQRLKNKEYDAMTKNVDFRRVRLPEDTISYQIKQINRQLIAVLQFVISTAAGFLFGFLGIELMLSTTFDLGFKLLLGIICALIIALAEIYFLAKKLSEDFEPLDTTGGKVHQD from the exons atggattataaaataaaaataaaaactgatccCCAGTTTTTGAATCTgtttaagaaaattgaaaagtCCAAAGTTGACATTCCTGCCCATGTCAGTGAATGTTTTTCTGTTAAAATGTTAGACCTAGAAGCCTTCAAGTGGTTTagtgaaaatttgaaaaaaattgatggcCCCCCTCTACACACATTAATCACTGAAGACAGTATAGTTTTACCTAGCCCACCAATTGTCGAGTCGAGTCCAGAGTACAAAGAAAAAATGAGAAAATTGGAGCAACGTCTAAAGAATAAAGAATATGATGCTATGACAAAAAATGTAGATTTTCGGAGAGTTAGACTACCCGAAGATACAATTTCTTATCAAA TTAAACAAATCAATAGACAATTGATAGCAGTCCTTCAATTTGTGATTTCAACTGCTGCTGGTtttttatttggatttttggGTATTGAGTTAATGCTAAGTACAACCTTTGATTTAGGTTTTAAGTTATTGTTGGGAATCATATGTGCTTTAATTATAGCATTAGCTGAAATTTACTTTTTAGCCAAAAAATTATCTGAAGATTTTGAGCCATTAGATACAACTGGTGGCAAAGTGCATCAAGATTAA